One part of the Osmerus mordax isolate fOsmMor3 chromosome 18, fOsmMor3.pri, whole genome shotgun sequence genome encodes these proteins:
- the zgc:153441 gene encoding retinol-DH_like_SDR_c domain-containing protein: protein MWQELKTNPIVKYGAVTTVTTISLVLLRRWIAGGVCRSRVKLHGRTVVITGANTGIGKETARDMASRGARVILACRDLTRAEMAAVEIRQSTGNTNVVVRHLDLSSLLSVRGFAREFIATETRLDILINNAGVMMCPKSLTEDGCETQFAVNHLGHFLLTNLLLDMLRSSAPSRVVNVSSIAHQGGKIHLNDINFEKTPYDSLISYRQSKLANLLFSRELARRNQGRGVTSFALHPGVIRTELGRYVQTRFPLLSALLSAPALLLMKTPWQGAQTSIYCAVTQGLENKTGFYFSDCRVKEPAPEGRDDLTALRLWDVSAKMVGYLEDV from the exons ATGTGGCAGGAGCTGAAGACCAATCCCATCGTCAAGTATGGCGCCGTGACAACCGTCACCACCATCA GCTTGGTGCTGCTGCGCAGGTGGATTGCTGGCGGAGTCTGTCGCAGTCGCGTCAAGCTGCATGGCAGGACCGTGGTCATCACGGGCGCCAACACCGGCATCGGCAAGGAGACGGCCAGAGACATGGCAAGCAGAG GTGCACGGGTCATCTTGGCGTGCCGGGACCTGACCAGGGCAGAGATGGCGGCCGTGGAGATCCGCCAGTCGACAGGAAACACCAACGTGGTGGTCCGCCATCTTGAcctgtcctccctgctctccgtgCGGGGGTTCGCCAGGGAGTTCATCGCCACAGAGACGCGGCTGGACATTCTCATTAATAACGCTG GTGTGATGATGTGTCCCAAAAGCTTGACAGAGGATGGCTGCGAGACCCAGTTTGCTGTCAATCACCTGGGCCATTTCCTCCTGACCAATCTGCTCCTGGATATGCTGAGAAGCTCCGCCCCCAGCCGTGTTGTCAACGTATCCAGCATTGCGCATCAAGGAG GGAAGATTCACTTGAACGACATCAACTTTGAGAAGACACCGTACGACTCTCTGATTAGCTACAGACAGAGCAAGCTAGCCAACCTGCTCTTCTCAAGAGAGCTGGCACGGAGAAaccaag GCAGGGGAGTGACGTCCTTCGCCCTCCACCCAGGGGTAATCCGTACGGAGCTAGGGCGCTATGTCCAGACCCGGTTCCCCCTGCTGAGCGCCCTGCTCTCCGCCCCGGCCCTCCTGCTGATGAAGACCCCCTGGCAGGGGGCCCAGACCTCTATCTACTGTGCCGTCACGCAGGGCCTGGAGAACAAGACCGGTTTCTACTTCAG TGACTGCAGGGTGAAAGAGCCAGCTCCTGAAGGGAGGGATGACCTCACTGCTCTGAGGCTGTGGGACGTCAGCGCCAAGATGGTGGGCTATCTGGAggatgtctga